The proteins below come from a single Deinococcus humi genomic window:
- a CDS encoding ABC transporter permease, whose product MRLPDLLRFSALGLLRRPVRTVLTALGLAVALGSMLLFLSLGEGLRGVFQSELGTVGPDLQVASTRAGETLLPHMDLNPAVVDELRRLSPRLGIEDVIPVAATIRQSLDPAQSAVFYGLPAASGIGAMFTGVKVARGRLLGPGDTGKDVAVLGARAAQNLGLGLGDTLELTRRGKARVIGILQPASALTDTFTFLPLEAVQHAFGADNRLSLVALRLKNPANADRVAATLAREPQVGGLGLEISTRADVAGNLGKLLSSADLLSVCLSAIALLVGGLAVVNTVLMGVYERTREFGTLRAIGARPAFVRWLVLSETVLLSGLGGVVGLALAELGVWGINIYTQDLAGFDGALLTPRLIVVGLGVALAVGVLAGLWPARAAGQLTVVDALGRH is encoded by the coding sequence GTGCGCCTTCCCGATCTGCTGCGATTCTCCGCACTGGGGCTGCTGCGCCGTCCGGTCCGGACCGTGCTGACGGCGCTGGGGCTGGCGGTGGCGCTGGGCAGCATGCTCCTGTTTCTGTCGCTGGGCGAGGGCCTGCGCGGAGTCTTTCAGAGCGAACTGGGAACGGTGGGGCCGGACCTTCAGGTGGCGAGCACGCGGGCAGGAGAGACCCTGCTGCCACACATGGACCTGAACCCGGCGGTGGTGGACGAGTTGCGGCGGCTGTCGCCCCGGCTGGGCATCGAGGACGTGATCCCGGTGGCCGCCACGATTCGTCAGTCGCTGGACCCGGCCCAGAGCGCGGTCTTCTACGGCCTGCCTGCCGCAAGCGGCATCGGCGCGATGTTCACAGGCGTCAAGGTGGCACGCGGACGGCTGCTGGGGCCAGGCGATACCGGAAAGGACGTGGCCGTCCTTGGGGCCAGGGCCGCCCAGAACCTGGGGCTGGGCCTGGGCGACACCCTGGAGCTGACACGCCGGGGTAAGGCGCGGGTGATTGGCATCCTGCAACCGGCGAGCGCCCTGACCGACACCTTCACCTTCCTGCCCCTGGAAGCCGTGCAACACGCCTTCGGGGCAGACAATCGCCTCTCACTTGTGGCGCTGCGGCTGAAGAACCCTGCCAACGCCGACCGGGTGGCCGCCACCCTGGCAAGGGAGCCTCAGGTTGGTGGACTGGGCCTGGAAATCAGCACCCGCGCCGATGTGGCCGGCAATCTTGGCAAACTGCTCAGCAGCGCCGATCTCCTGAGCGTGTGTCTGTCGGCCATCGCGCTCCTCGTGGGCGGACTGGCGGTAGTCAACACCGTACTGATGGGCGTTTACGAACGCACCCGCGAGTTCGGCACCCTGCGGGCCATCGGGGCGCGGCCCGCTTTCGTGCGCTGGCTGGTGCTGAGCGAAACTGTGCTGCTGTCCGGACTGGGCGGTGTGGTGGGACTGGCGCTGGCGGAACTGGGCGTGTGGGGCATCAACATCTATACCCAGGATCTGGCGGGCTTTGACGGGGCTTTACTGACCCCGCGCCTGATCGTGGTGGGCCTGGGAGTGGCCCTGGCAGTAGGCGTCCTGGCCGGGCTGTGGCCCGCCCGCGCCGCCGGGCAGCTGACGGTTGTAGACGCGCTGGGCAGGCACTAG
- a CDS encoding glycosyltransferase has product MRILIASQPITGHVLPLLPIARELVRRGHALSWYTGSGYAAQVEAVGAEFLPFVHARDFDDADLGATFPERNRHRGLRQLQHDVQQIFVGGIEGNMHDLREIHRAWPADAVLADQTLVAALLHAESGGPPCALLGVLPLGIQSRDTAPFGLGLPPSATVAGRVRNRALHWLTQQVVFGAASRDLSAACRRMGVRERPFALPPSPHLMLQPTVPAFEYPQSDLPRSLHFIGPITPPSPLQVNLPAWWPDLLESPRPVVLVTQGTLATNRNELIVPAVRALENEDVLVIVAGAAGLDPLPINARAAAFIPFAALLPHVSVYVTNGGYGGVQSALAHGVPVVVAGSTEDKSEVGGRVAHAGVGLNLRTARPAPERLRRAVLELLGDSPQRRRAQAMGAEMRRHDAPSEAATLVAELARTGRAIERKLSP; this is encoded by the coding sequence TTGCGCATTCTGATCGCCTCGCAGCCGATCACCGGGCACGTTCTGCCGCTGCTGCCCATTGCGAGGGAACTGGTCCGGCGCGGGCACGCTCTGAGCTGGTACACCGGAAGCGGGTATGCGGCGCAGGTGGAGGCTGTGGGGGCCGAATTCCTGCCATTCGTCCATGCCCGCGATTTCGACGACGCCGATTTGGGCGCCACCTTCCCGGAGCGCAATCGCCATCGCGGCCTGCGTCAGTTGCAACATGATGTCCAGCAGATCTTTGTGGGCGGAATCGAGGGCAACATGCACGATCTGCGCGAGATCCACCGAGCCTGGCCTGCGGACGCCGTGCTGGCCGATCAGACGCTGGTGGCCGCCCTGCTGCACGCGGAGTCGGGAGGCCCGCCCTGCGCGTTGCTGGGCGTGCTGCCGCTGGGAATCCAGAGCCGCGATACTGCGCCGTTCGGCCTGGGCCTGCCGCCGTCCGCCACAGTGGCTGGAAGGGTCAGAAACCGCGCGCTGCACTGGTTGACCCAGCAGGTGGTCTTCGGAGCAGCGTCGCGCGATCTGTCTGCGGCCTGCCGGCGCATGGGCGTTCGCGAGCGGCCCTTCGCGCTGCCCCCCTCACCGCACCTGATGCTTCAGCCTACCGTTCCTGCTTTCGAGTACCCGCAAAGCGATCTACCCCGTTCCCTGCATTTTATCGGGCCGATCACGCCGCCGTCCCCCCTGCAGGTGAACCTGCCGGCATGGTGGCCGGACCTGCTGGAGTCGCCCCGTCCTGTGGTGCTGGTCACGCAGGGCACCCTTGCCACCAACCGGAACGAGTTGATCGTGCCAGCGGTGCGGGCGCTGGAAAACGAAGACGTACTGGTGATCGTGGCGGGCGCGGCAGGGTTAGACCCTCTGCCGATCAATGCGCGGGCGGCGGCCTTTATTCCCTTCGCGGCGCTGCTCCCGCACGTCTCGGTTTACGTGACCAACGGGGGGTACGGCGGCGTGCAGTCAGCGCTGGCGCATGGCGTCCCGGTGGTGGTGGCGGGCAGCACAGAAGACAAGTCTGAGGTGGGGGGCCGCGTGGCCCATGCGGGGGTGGGCCTGAACCTGCGCACGGCCCGCCCCGCGCCGGAGCGCCTGCGCCGGGCCGTGCTGGAGCTGCTCGGTGACAGTCCCCAGCGGCGACGCGCCCAGGCGATGGGAGCCGAGATGAGACGGCACGACGCGCCGAGTGAGGCTGCAACGCTGGTGGCGGAGCTGGCGCGGACTGGGCGGGCGATAGAGCGGAAGCTCAGCCCCTGA